In the Leptospira wolffii serovar Khorat str. Khorat-H2 genome, GACGAACTGGTTCGAGTTCTTTCAAATCCATTTCTATTAACAACGAACTTGGGGTTTACCGGTTAGGCGGTCAATTTAAAAATCCGAGAGTTCCCCGGCCGATTCTTTTCGAGTCCGAAAATAGACAAACGGTCTTCCTAGATAAAGGAAATTATTCCTTAGAGACCAGAGCCTTGTCTTTCAGATTGGACGGAAGTCGTTTCATGGATTTTTCCGCCTCGTCTTTGGAAGGAAAATTGCCCATGCGAACGGTAAAATACCCGTTTTTCGTTTTCTTCACATAGGATTTTCCGCCGAGAGAGGATTTTAATTCGTCCGCTTTCTCTTTGGTCTTGAATGCGGCGACTTGGACGAAGAAATCGTCGTCCGATTTTTCCACTTTGCGGGGATGAGAAACTTTCTTAGAGGCGACGGAGACCGATTTTTTAGGTTCCTTTTCTCTCCGAACGATTTTTTTCTCGGAGGAGGAATGGGAAGGCGCATCGACTTCAATCTTGGAGGGCTCCTCTTTTTTGGCGGG is a window encoding:
- a CDS encoding SPOR domain-containing protein, with the protein product MKEKVFYVINLDNKRITLLSLFLLGLLFSFFFLGVSVGRKRGQVQEDLALNSQGGLSSSSSSVSQNMEESVRISENKREEEVKFRNLPPGAEVVDLNSEVSPAKKEEPSKIEVDAPSHSSSEKKIVRREKEPKKSVSVASKKVSHPRKVEKSDDDFFVQVAAFKTKEKADELKSSLGGKSYVKKTKNGYFTVRMGNFPSKDEAEKSMKRLPSNLKDKALVSKE